One Tenrec ecaudatus isolate mTenEca1 chromosome 12, mTenEca1.hap1, whole genome shotgun sequence DNA segment encodes these proteins:
- the EIF2S2 gene encoding eukaryotic translation initiation factor 2 subunit 2 — protein MSGDEMIFDPTMSKKKKKKKKPFMLDEEGDAQTEETQLSETKEVEPEPTEDKDVEADEEDSRKKDASDDLDDLNFFNQKKKKKKTKKIFDIDEAEEGVKDLKLEGDVQEPAEPEDDLDIMLGNKKKKKKNVKFPDEDEILEKDEALEDEDSKKDDGISFSNQTGPAWAGSERDYTYEELLNRVFNIMREKNPDMVAGEKRKFVMKPPQVVRVGTKKTSFVNFTDICKLLHRQPKHLLAFLLAELGTSGSIDGNNQLVIKGRFQQKQIENVLRRYIKEYVTCHTCRSPDTILQKDTRLYFLQCETCHSRCSVASIKTGFQAVTGKRAQLRAKAN, from the exons ATGTCCGGGGACGAG ATGATCTTTGATCCTACTATgagcaagaagaagaagaagaagaagaagccctTTATGCTGGATGAGGAAGGGGATGCACAGACTGAAGAAACCCAACTCTCAGAAACCAAGGAAGTGGAGCCAGAGCCAACAGAGGACAAAGATGTGGAAGCTGATGAGGAGGACAGTAGGAAAAAAG ATGCTTCAGATGATCTAGATGACTTGAACTTTTTtaatcaaaagaaaaagaagaaaaaaactaaaaagatATTTGATATCGATGAAGCTGAAGAAGGCGTAAAG GATCTTAAACTTGAAGGTGATGTTCAAGAGCCAGCTGAGCCAGAGGACGACCTTGACATTATGCTTggcaataaaaagaagaaaaagaagaacgtCAAGTTCCCAGACGAGGATGAAATCCTAGAGAAAGACGAAG CATTAGAAGATGAAGACAGCAAAAAAGATGACGGCATATCATTCAGTAACCAGACAGGCCCTGCCTGGGCCGGCTCAGAACGAGACTACACGTATGAAGAG CTCCTGAATCGAGTGTTCAACATCATGAGGGAAAAGAATCCAGATATGGTTGCTGGAGAGAAGAGGAAATTTGTCATGAAACCTCCACAGGTCGTCCGAGTAGGAACCAAGAAAACGTCTTTTGTCAACTTTACAGATATCTGCAAACT ATTGCATCGTCAGCCTAAACATCTCCTTGCATTTTTATTGGCTGAACTGGGTACAAG tGGTTCTATAGATGGTAATAACCAGCTTGTAATCAAAGGACGATTCCAACAGAAACAGatagaaaatgtcttgagaagaTATATCA AGGAATACGTCACCTGTCACACGTGCCGATCACCAGACACGATCCTGCAGAAGGACACCCGACTTTATTTCTTACAGTGTGAAACTTGTCACTCACGATGCTCTGTTGCCAGCATCAAAACCGGCTTCCAGGCTGTCACAGGCAAGCGAGCACAGCTCCGTGCCAAAGCTAACTAA